The DNA region CCCACCTTCTTTCCCCAGTTTCTTAACTGAAAACATCATGCCATTCCAGTAACATAAGATTGCACCATGCATATCAGCCTTGAAAAACAAATCGTCTAGTGTCTTGATTTCGCCTTTTGGGTTTTTCATATCTGTATAAGTGTTTATTTGGCTGATTTAAATTAACACTTGCTGTGCCAGTCTTGCCTCTGCTATCTTTACATATTCTTCGTCTAGCTCTATGCCTATGAAATTATATCCGTTCATTTTACAGGCTATTCCTGTAGTGCCACTTCCCATAAAAGGATCAAGGACTGTTCCGCCCTTAGGCGTTACCATTTTGATTAGATATTCCATAAGGGCAAGAGGCTTAACTGTTGGATGGTTGTTTTTGTTTGGTAATCTATTTTCAGGATTTCTATTATTCTCTATCAAACCCTTTTCACTGTGAAACCCTCCATAGTCAATTCTATCCTTGTCCTCCATATCCTCACACCCCTTATTCCTCTCACTCTTACTTGCCTTTGCTGTATAGATTATTGATTTGAAGAAACGAGAGGCGTTGCCCGAATCTCCAAAACCACAACCATCATTATTTTTCTCTGTTCCATATTTACCATAGACTTTATTATTCAACACGCCTACATTTCCACCTTTTGAAACTCCCGTCTCAGGAAAACACTCTCTTACTTCTTCGCTGTTGTCGTGGATTAGGTTGGCAGGGAAGCGACCCAAATTATTTGCTGGTGTTGCTGTGCCTTTTGCTTTACCTTCTCCAACATCAAAATTTACTCCATTATTATTTATGCTTGCCTTTGCATCTAACATTTCCTTATCTTCTTGCGACATTCCCACCCTACTCTCATCTATATTTATTCCACCTGTTCCCCACTTTAATACGTTCTCGGCTACCGTCTTTTCTGACAAAGGTTTTCGTGCCATACAAATAGGTTCGTGTGCTGGTTTAAGAGCAGTTCCCCAGCCTTCCCATTCGGAAGTACCCTTATCTTTGTCTGGTCTTGGTGGAGATTGCCATCCTGTTGATGTTTCTCCTTTAGTCAAATTGTATGGTCGGTTCGCAGGATTTTTAGAAACAAATTCCCTCTCATTCCCCTGCAACTTATCTACTGCCTTACCTATATTCAAACTTTTCGGGAAGCCCGACCCATACACCCATTCAATCATATCTCTTATCTCAAATCCTGCATCTTCAATAGCTACTGTCATTCTGTGGTAAGTTCTTGTACCACCAAAAGATAATAAGTATCCACCAGGCTTTAGCACCCTAAGGCACTCTTTCCACATCTCAACATTGTAAGCAATACCTGTGTTGTCCCACTTCTTACCCATAAAACCAAGCTCGTAGGGTGGATCGGTTACAACACTCTCTAGCGAGTTCTCATCTAGCGTTTTTAATATATCTAAACAATCACCTTGAAAAATTGTATTCATACATTTATATCTATATAGAGATGTACGATAAACTCGTACAACTGAAATTTAAACAGTTGCTAAAACATCCTTTTTATGTACTAGCAAATATTTTTTGTTATTGTATGTTATGTCCTCACCAGACCAGCGTCTGAAAATTACTATGTCACCAGCTTTATATTTATCCCCTTGCACAACTTCACCTTGTTGATGCACATCGGTTTTTGTTTCTGGCAAATATATACCCGACTCAGTTTTTTCTTCTCTGTCCTCTACTTTAATTAGTATGTAATTTTCTGTTGGCTTTATCATGCTTTGTTATACATTAAGTTCTACATTTTCTTTTTTCTTTAAAATTTCAATCGGAAAATAGTATTGACTCTCTTGCCCCACCCTTTTTAAATTCCAATGCTTTTTGGCTTCCTCAACTGTAACTGAATAAACAGTTCTTCTCTTTGGATCATATAGCATGATCTTTGTTAGTCCCTGTTCAGGTATCCACTTATCAACAACTGTCTTGTGTAGAGATATTTCTCTAGTCATCCAAAGAACAGCTTTGTTAAAATCTATCTTTTAAAATAGATGTCATTGTTAATTGTTTTACCTAAATTTACTTTCATGTTAGTTAAGTCTCAAGCCTCGGAGGCTATGAAAGCCCCCGAAGTTTTTTACTTAACTTGCGTTTACACCCTCTTCTGTGTAGACGTCTTCTAGTTGTTTAAATTCTGCTATTGCTTTTACCTCTTCATCTGTCAGATCAGATTTTTTGGGAGAAGCTATAACACTGTATTCAGTTCCCAATCCTTTCCCTTTTCTTTTGATAGTTACATCATAATGTCTGGGGTCTCCATACTCTTTGTCAGTTGCGTATGCGAGTATTTGCCTGAACACTGTTACTGGTGCTTCGTAAACAAAGATCTTGTTATCTCTTTCCCTGTCCAGAATGAGATAAGCATATTTGATCTTTACTTTTTTTCCCTCTGGTGCGTTTTCACCTTCCGCTAACAAAGTCGTTTTGTATGAATCTTTAGTTCCAGAATCATAAAAACGGATTTCTAATGGTTTAGTGACCAGTCTTATCCTGTTATCTCCTTCTTCAGGTTTCCAAAATAAGCCTCCTTCGCCCTGTGGGATATCATAATTGCTATAGTCATCTATTGTTTTTGGCATGTTTGCTTCACCCCCTTTTATTTCTTCTTCATAAATCTGGTTGATAATTTCGTAAGGATCGTTCTGACTATCATTATAGCTAAATTCAGTGTTAGTATCGGCAGTAGTCTCAGTTTCTGCATCTTTTAAATAACTTTCAATCCATTCGACATCACTTTTTGGTAAAATTCCCATTTTTTACGCTAGTCACATCTTCTTTCAAAATTCTCAGAAAGCTACGCTCTTCACCTATTCCAATATTTTTAGCTCTCAATATTCCAGCTTCAACCATACGCTTAATATGTCTTCTGTTGGTTCTAAGAATATCGGCTGCTTCGTCTAATGTTAAAAACATATCTTTAATCTTGGTCATGTCTATACATTACAATATATGCTACTACTTGTCAATAGTCAATCTGTTATTTTCCTAAGGTTTCTTCCTATTTCGATTAACATTTCTTTTTTGGTTAAAAGTATTCGCACATCAGTTTTTAAGTCCATGTATTGCTCGAATATGGATGGACTTTTACCATCCTCTGACATCCTTAACTGCAATTTGGCTGATGCTTCACGCCCTGCTTGAGTGCTTTCCCCAGCTTGTAGTAAAAATCTGTAGTATCTTCCATAATATTCCGACTCCAATTTTTCAAGAGCTGGTATTTTCTCAGTCAGTTCGTTCATCACATCAACCATTTGCTTATTTATGGCTTGTAAATTTGTCTTTCCCATTTTAGCTAATATATGTTGCTCCGCATGGACAATATGTTACAAATTCAGCATAACCATTGTCTCTGTTTTCAAGTACAGCATCTGGCAGTCTTCGACCACAATCAAGACAAGTATCTGCTACTGATCGCCTGACATCCTTATCTTTTTGGCTTTCCATTTCGTCTATGATAGTACGTAGGGCACCAATTGTTTTTTCATTGTCCCATTTGTCGGCAAAATCATATACATGTTCCGCCAATGTTTCGTAGTCTTGTTCTAATGCTATATCATTTTGTTTGTGACTCATTAATTTTCACCCCCTTATTCTAGCCCACGCTTTGACATCCTTATATCATGGGCTAGGTAAACGGGTTATAGTATCTCTGGCTGTTTAATCTGATAACCATAAGCCCAATGTTTGTTATCAAGTGTCACGATAACCTGTTCATTGTTTACTTTTTCCCATTCCACCTCTTGAACCTCTATACCAGACTTGCCAATACATTCAACTTCGATTGACATTATCTTAACAATTTTCGGTTTTTCAGTATTCCAAGCCCCCTTCCATTCTACATAATCGCCTATTCTCATAATTGGTTTGTGATTAGCAAGGTACTCTTCCTCGCCTGCAAGTCCTACTATTTGTTGTTTCATAATTATCACCCCCTATTCAAGCCCTCCATAGTAGTCACTTGTTGCCTTGCACAAATGACTACTAGCAAAGCTCAATCTTCTTTGACTAATTCTTTTAATGCTTCGTATGTTTTATCATTCATGTTATTTAGACAATCTAAACAAAACATGCTCTTGCACATTTTCTGGTAGTTGTTCGAGCTTTATTTCCTTGCCCAAATGTTTATCGTCTATTGCATAACCCCAAGTGCTAACCCCATATTGTGGATGTGTAGGGTCATCGCTAACAGACAAGCAATCTATTTGATATTTGCC from Saprospiraceae bacterium includes:
- a CDS encoding helix-turn-helix domain-containing protein codes for the protein MTKIKDMFLTLDEAADILRTNRRHIKRMVEAGILRAKNIGIGEERSFLRILKEDVTSVKNGNFTKK
- a CDS encoding site-specific DNA-methyltransferase, whose amino-acid sequence is MNTIFQGDCLDILKTLDENSLESVVTDPPYELGFMGKKWDNTGIAYNVEMWKECLRVLKPGGYLLSFGGTRTYHRMTVAIEDAGFEIRDMIEWVYGSGFPKSLNIGKAVDKLQGNEREFVSKNPANRPYNLTKGETSTGWQSPPRPDKDKGTSEWEGWGTALKPAHEPICMARKPLSEKTVAENVLKWGTGGINIDESRVGMSQEDKEMLDAKASINNNGVNFDVGEGKAKGTATPANNLGRFPANLIHDNSEEVRECFPETGVSKGGNVGVLNNKVYGKYGTEKNNDGCGFGDSGNASRFFKSIIYTAKASKSERNKGCEDMEDKDRIDYGGFHSEKGLIENNRNPENRLPNKNNHPTVKPLALMEYLIKMVTPKGGTVLDPFMGSGTTGIACKMNGYNFIGIELDEEYVKIAEARLAQQVLI
- a CDS encoding co-chaperone GroES: MIKPTENYILIKVEDREEKTESGIYLPETKTDVHQQGEVVQGDKYKAGDIVIFRRWSGEDITYNNKKYLLVHKKDVLATV